From a region of the Leucoraja erinacea ecotype New England chromosome 6, Leri_hhj_1, whole genome shotgun sequence genome:
- the LOC129698265 gene encoding G-protein coupled receptor 83-like, translating into MTRYMSLPYLTKAFQRSSNLLNISLSGLPLMPNRSTFFPWGNFSLDDWESFVGSAKYEAESQNATVKAFLIVAYSVMIVISLFGNVLVCQVVIKNKRMHSATSLFIVNLAVSDIMITLLNTPFTLVRFVNSTWVFGTVMCHISRFAQYCSLHVSTLTLTAIALDRHQVIMHPLKPRMSTTKGVLYITVIWVMASCFSLPHAIYQKLFKFEYSKEKIRSLCVPNFPEPADLFWKYLDLSTFIMLYVLPLLIITVTYTTVAKKLWLRNAIGDVTTEQYFAHRRKKKKTIKMLMLVVVVFAVCWFPLNCYVVLISSQIIRTNNALYFAFHWFALSSTCYNPFIYCWLNESFRLELKSLLNIFRKQREVQEHILPSMAPSYRLAWPQQSNCKRRQDPQSLRSNSNIQSGKTDISSVEPIVTMS; encoded by the exons aTGACCCGTTACATGTCTCTTCCTTACTTGACCAAAGCTTTTCAAAGGTCAAGTAACTTACTTAACATCAGTTTATCTGGATTGCCTTTAATGCCTAACAGGTCGACTTTCTTTCCGTGGGGCAACTTTAGTCTGGACGATTGGGAGAGCTTTGTAGGATCGGCTAAATACGAGGCAGAATCTCAAAATGCAACAGTCAAGGCTTTTCTTATCGTGGCTTATTCGGTCATGATAGTTATCTCCCTCTTTGGGAATGTTCTTGTGTGCCAAGTCGTGATAAAGAACAAACGGATGCATTCTGCTACCAGCCTGTTCATTGTTAATCTCGCCGTCTCGGACATCATGATAACTCTTCTTAACACTCCTTTTACACTG GTCCGGTTCGTTAACAGTACCTGGGTGTTCGGAACGGTCATGTGCCACATCAGCCGCTTTGCTCAGTACTGCTCACTGCACGTCTCCACACTCACCTTGACCGCCATCGCTCTCGACAGGCACCAG GTTATAATGCATCCTCTAAAACCACGCATGTCAACTACCAAAGGTGTACTCTACATCACCGTCATCTGGGTTATGGCGAGCTGCTTCTCTCTTCCGCATGCCATCTATCAGAAGCTCTTCAAATTTGAATACAG CAAAGAAAAGATTCGGAGCTTGTGTGTCCCAAATTTTCCAGAGCCAGCGGATCTGTTCTGGAAGTACCTGGACCTGTCCACATTTATCATGTTGTATGTGCTACCCCTTTTAATCATCACTGTCACCTACACCACTGTTGCCAAGAAGTTGTGGCTTCGCAATGCAATCGGGGATGTGACAACAGAGCAATATTTTGCACATCGCCGGAAAAAGAAAAAGACGATTAAAATGCTGATGCTGGTCGTGGTGGTGTTTGCTGTCTGTTGGTTTCCACTGAACTGTTATGTTGTCCTTATATCTAGTCAAATCATTCGTACCAACAATGCTCTTTATTTTGCTTTCCACTGGTTTGCCCTGAGCAGCACTTGCTATAACCCATTCATCTATTGCTGGCTAAATGAGAGTTTTCGTTTAGAACTTAAGtctctcttaaatatattcaGAAAACAACGTGAAGTGCAGGAGCATATCCTTCCATCTATGGCCCCTTCTTACAGGTTAGCGTGGCCACAACAGAGTAATTGCAAGAGGAGACAAGATCCACAGAGTCTTCGCTCAAACAGTAACATCCAGTCAGGAAAGACAGATATTTCATCAGTTGAGCCAATAGTAACGATGAGCTAA